Proteins encoded by one window of Rattus rattus isolate New Zealand chromosome 10, Rrattus_CSIRO_v1, whole genome shotgun sequence:
- the LOC116911276 gene encoding protein piccolo-like, with protein MGEIKLALKKEMKTDGEQLIVEILQCRNITYKFKSPDHLPDLYVKLYVINISTQKKVIKKKTRVCRHDREPSFNETFRFSLSPAGHSLQILLFSNGGKFMKKTLIGEACIWLDKVDLRKRIVNWHKLLVSPTQTH; from the exons ATGGGAGAAATCAAGCTAGCattgaagaaggaaatgaaaacagatggTGAACAGCTAATAGTTGAAATTCTCCAGTGCAGAAATATTACCTACAAATTTAAGTCTCCGGATCATTTACCAG ATTTATATGTGAAACTATATGTGATAAACATCTCTACCCAAAAAAAGGttattaaaaagaagacaagagtATGCCGACATGATCGAGAGCCTTCTTTTAATGAAACTTTTAGATTCAGCCTAAGTCCTGCGGGCCATTCGCTTCAG ATTTTACTTTTCTCCAATGGAGGGAAGTTTATGAAGAAGACGTTGATTGGAGAAGCATGTATCTGGCTTGACAAAGTGGATCTGAGGAAAAGAATAGTCAATTGGCACAAATTGTTGGTGAGTCCCACTCAAACACACTGA